Within the Staphylococcus argenteus genome, the region ATTGGTAGTGAAGGGCAAGGTATGAGCCGCCTAGTAAGTGATAAATGTGACTTCTACATTAAAATACCAATGGTAGGACATGTAAACAGTCTAAATGCGTCAGTTGCAGCCAGTTTAATGATGTACGAAGTGTTTCGTAAAAGACATGACGTTGGAGAAATATAATGAAGGAACGTTACTTAATCATTGATGGGTATAATATGATTGGTCAATCACCAACATTAAGCGCTATTGCAAAAGAAAATTTGGAAGAAGCACGGTTACAATTAATTGATGCAATTGCAAACTATAATGCAGTTATTTCAGATGAAATTATTTGTGTTTTCGATGCTTATGAACAATCTGGTATTGAGAGAGAATATATGTACCATGGTGTTAAAACGATTTTCACAAAGGAAAAAGAGACTGCGGATAGTTTCATTGAAAGATATGTGTATGAACTTTATGACAAGCACACAAAACACATTACAGTTGTTACTAGTGATATGAGTGAGCAACATGCAATTTTCGGATCGGGTGCATATCGAATTTCTTCAAGAGAAATGTGGAGAGATTTGAAAGAAAATGAAATTGATGTAAGTAAATCGTTAGATGATATTAGTGAAAATAAGCCAAGAACTAGAATTCCGCTTTCTTCTGAGATACTTGCAGAATTCGAAAAAATTCGACGAGGACATCATAAAAAGTAAGATTATTGTCACCTTGAAAATCTAAATGAAACAGTATTAAACTAACCATAATCTTAAGGTAGAAGGGGTTAGTTTAATTTTTGAAAAGATGTATATCAGTACATAATAATGTTGGAAAACACAGCAATATAGTTGACGATAATGAATTTGAAAAGTTAATTACAGATTTGAAACCATTAATCATTCGACGTATGAAAAGGTTTGGTTTTAAATACCATGATTTGGAAGATTTATATCAAGAGATACTAATAAAGATATATAGGGCAACTAAAACATTCGATTTTAAAGGTGAGCAACCATTCGTGAATTATGTTCAATGTTTAATCACTTCAGTTAAATACGATTACCTAAGGAAGTGTTTAGCATCTTCTAGAAGAATGGATAGTTTAGTAAATGAATATAAAGTTATATATCCTTGTGCATTAAAGTATCATGACATTGAAAGAAACTATTTAAATAAACTGAATGTCAGAGAGTTGATTTGTCAATTTAAATATTTAAGTGCATTTGAAAAAGAAGTAATGTATTTTATATGCGACCAATATAAACCAAGAGAGATTGCCCAATTGATGAATGTTAAAGAAAAAACTATTTATAATGCAATTCAACGGTGTAAAAGTAAAATAAGACAGCATTTTAAAATGTATTAAAATTCAGTACAGTAAAAGGGTTAAATAAGCGCGCGATTGTTCTTGGATAGTTTGACATTTGTTATAAATTTTATGTATAGTATACTGGTATTATAATGAATAAAGGTGAAGTATTGTGAGGAAAATACCTTTAAATTGTGAGGTTTGTGGCAATAGAAATTACAATGTTCCTAAGCAAGAAGGCTCGGCAACAAGATTAACTTTAAAGAAATATTGTCCGAAATGTAACGCGCACACAATTCATAAAGAATCGAAATAAATACATTCAAAATAATACTTTGAAAATATGTTCAAAGGATTTGGAGGTTGAACAGATGGCTAAAAAAGAAAGTTTCTTTAAAGGCGTTAAGTCTGAAATGGAAAAAACAAGTTGGCCGACGAAAGAAGAGCTATTTAAATATACTGTAATTGTAGTCTCTACTGTTATATTCTTCTTAGTCTTTTTCTATGCCTTAGATTTAGGGATTACAGCATTGAAAAATTTATTATTTGGTTAGAGGAGTGAAGACATGTCTGAAGAAGTTGGCGCAAAGCGTTGGTATGCAGTGCATACATATTCTGGATATGAAAACAAAGTTAAAAAGAATTTAGAAAAAAGAGTAGAATCTATGAATATGACTGAACAAATCTTTAGAGTAGTCATACCGGAAGAAGAAGAAACTCAAGTAAAAGATGGTAAAGCTAAAACAACGGTTAAGAAAACATTTCCTGGCTATGTTTTAGTGGAATTAATAATGACGGACGAATCTTGGTATGTAGTTAGAAATACGCCAGGTGTTACTGGGTTTGTTGGATCTGCTGGTGCAGGATCAAAACCAAATCCATTATTGCCAGATGAAGTACGTTTTATTCTAAAACAAATGGGACTTAAAGAAAAAACAATCGATGTAGAACTCGAAGTTGGTGAACAAGTCCGTATTAAATCTGGTCCGTTTGCAAATCAAGTTGGTGAAGTTCAAGAAATTGAAACAGATAAGTTTAAGTTAACAGTTTTAGTAGATATGTTTGGACGTGAAACACCAGTTGAAGTTGAATTTGACCAAATTGAAAAGCTTTAATTTAATATTAAAGTAATTAAACTAACCAAAAGATAAAAAAGAGTATTGATTTTTTAATTAGAAAAGTGTTAAAATTATGTGGTCGCGCTTTTAGAGCGCCCATTTCGTCACGAAATGTTAAGAGTGGGAGGGCAAAACTGAGCCCTGTGACCACATCACGATATCAAGGAGGTGCACATCGTGGCTAAAAAAGTAGATAAAGTTGTTAAATTACAAATTCCTGCAGGTAAAGCGAATCCAGCACCACCAGTTGGTCCAGCATTAGGTCAAGCAGGTGTGAACATCATGGGATTCTGTAAAGAGTTCAATGCACGTACTCAAGATCAAGCAGGTTTAATTATTCCGGTAGAAATCAGTGTTTATGAAGATCGTTCATTTACATTCATTACAAAAACTCCACCGGCTCCAGTATTACTTAAAAAAGCGGCTGGTATTGAAAAAGGTTCTGGTGAACCAAACAAAACTAAAGTTGCTACAGTAACTAAAGATCAAGTACGCGAAATTGCTAACAGCAAAATGCAAGACTTAAACGCTGCAGACGAAGAAGCAGCTATGCGTATTATCGAAGGTACTGCACGTAGTATGGGTATCGTTGTAGAATAATAATTCGAATATTAAATTTGATTAAAAGATTTAAACGATGAAGCAGATAACAGAGATAATAATGATGAATTATAAATATAATCTGTATGACTAGATTAATGATTGATTTATTCATAAGATTAGTTCTTCTGTTGTCTGCTCTTAACTTGCATCAAGCAAGTAATGTGGGAGGAAATTCCGCTAAAACCACTAAAGGAGGAACTATAAATGGCTAAAAAAGGTAAAAAGTATCAAGAAGCAGCTAGTAAAGTTGACCGTACTCAGCACTACAGTGTTGAAGAAGCAATTAAATTAGCTAAAGAAACAAGCATTGCTAACTTTGACGCTTCTGTTGAAGTTGCATTCCGTTTAGGAATTGATACACGTAAAAATGACCAACAAATCCGTGGTGCAGTAGTGCTACCAAACGGAACTGGTAAATCACAAAGTGTATTAGTATTCGCTAAAGGCGACAAAATTGCTGAAGCTGAGGCAGCAGGTGCTGACTTCGTAGGTGAAGCAGAATACGTTCAAAAAATCCAACAAGGTTGGTTTGACTTCGATGTAGTAGTTGCTACACCAGACATGATGGGTGAAGTTGGTAAATTAGGTCGTGTATTAGGACCTAAAGGTTTAATGCCAAACCCTAAAACTGGAACTGTAACAATGGATGTTAAAAAAGCTGTT harbors:
- the nusG gene encoding transcription termination/antitermination protein NusG, with product MSEEVGAKRWYAVHTYSGYENKVKKNLEKRVESMNMTEQIFRVVIPEEEETQVKDGKAKTTVKKTFPGYVLVELIMTDESWYVVRNTPGVTGFVGSAGAGSKPNPLLPDEVRFILKQMGLKEKTIDVELEVGEQVRIKSGPFANQVGEVQEIETDKFKLTVLVDMFGRETPVEVEFDQIEKL
- the rplA gene encoding 50S ribosomal protein L1 gives rise to the protein MAKKGKKYQEAASKVDRTQHYSVEEAIKLAKETSIANFDASVEVAFRLGIDTRKNDQQIRGAVVLPNGTGKSQSVLVFAKGDKIAEAEAAGADFVGEAEYVQKIQQGWFDFDVVVATPDMMGEVGKLGRVLGPKGLMPNPKTGTVTMDVKKAVEEIKAGKVEYRAEKAGIVHASIGKVSFTDEQLIENFNTLQDVLAKAKPSSAKGTYFKSVAVTTTMGPGVKIDTASFK
- the secE gene encoding preprotein translocase subunit SecE, translating into MAKKESFFKGVKSEMEKTSWPTKEELFKYTVIVVSTVIFFLVFFYALDLGITALKNLLFG
- the rpmG gene encoding 50S ribosomal protein L33 — protein: MRKIPLNCEVCGNRNYNVPKQEGSATRLTLKKYCPKCNAHTIHKESK
- a CDS encoding NYN domain-containing protein, with translation MKERYLIIDGYNMIGQSPTLSAIAKENLEEARLQLIDAIANYNAVISDEIICVFDAYEQSGIEREYMYHGVKTIFTKEKETADSFIERYVYELYDKHTKHITVVTSDMSEQHAIFGSGAYRISSREMWRDLKENEIDVSKSLDDISENKPRTRIPLSSEILAEFEKIRRGHHKK
- the rplK gene encoding 50S ribosomal protein L11, with protein sequence MAKKVDKVVKLQIPAGKANPAPPVGPALGQAGVNIMGFCKEFNARTQDQAGLIIPVEISVYEDRSFTFITKTPPAPVLLKKAAGIEKGSGEPNKTKVATVTKDQVREIANSKMQDLNAADEEAAMRIIEGTARSMGIVVE
- a CDS encoding sigma-70 family RNA polymerase sigma factor, whose amino-acid sequence is MKRCISVHNNVGKHSNIVDDNEFEKLITDLKPLIIRRMKRFGFKYHDLEDLYQEILIKIYRATKTFDFKGEQPFVNYVQCLITSVKYDYLRKCLASSRRMDSLVNEYKVIYPCALKYHDIERNYLNKLNVRELICQFKYLSAFEKEVMYFICDQYKPREIAQLMNVKEKTIYNAIQRCKSKIRQHFKMY